One window of the Clostridium sp. MB40-C1 genome contains the following:
- a CDS encoding RnfABCDGE type electron transport complex subunit G → MENQNSSKETLMLGIKLLIITAIAGLVLGWAHKITLEPIKQQDIKTNNTAMKEVLPSANDFKKIASDNPQPGESFDIKLDPNSGVKEVNKADGAGYAIKVGTKGYGGEILMMVGIGEDGKIGGIKILSHTETPGLGAKAPEPEFAKQYEKKSIDKPLEVVKGTASGDNQISAITGATITSKAVTDGVNHAVEFYNKELKGGQ, encoded by the coding sequence ATGGAGAACCAAAACAGCAGTAAAGAAACATTAATGTTAGGAATAAAATTATTAATAATTACTGCAATAGCAGGACTTGTATTAGGTTGGGCTCATAAAATTACCTTAGAGCCAATTAAACAACAAGATATAAAGACTAATAATACAGCTATGAAAGAGGTTCTACCATCAGCAAATGATTTCAAAAAAATAGCTTCTGACAATCCACAACCAGGAGAAAGTTTTGATATTAAATTAGATCCAAATAGTGGAGTTAAAGAAGTAAATAAAGCTGACGGAGCTGGATACGCAATAAAAGTTGGAACAAAAGGTTATGGTGGAGAAATATTGATGATGGTTGGTATTGGAGAAGATGGAAAAATAGGTGGAATAAAAATCCTTTCTCATACTGAAACACCAGGTCTTGGAGCAAAAGCACCAGAACCAGAATTCGCTAAACAATATGAAAAGAAATCAATAGATAAACCTTTAGAAGTAGTTAAAGGAACTGCGTCAGGAGATAATCAAATATCAGCAATAACAGGTGCTACTATTACATCAAAAGCTGTAACTGATGGTGTTAACCATGCTGTTGAATTTTATAATAAAGAATTGAAAGGAGGACAATAA
- the rsxC gene encoding electron transport complex subunit RsxC produces METLTFKRGVHPPHGKYLTEKKPIEDLQPKDLLVFPMSQHIGAPAECIVKKGDRVLVGQKIGQASGFISANIHSSVSGTVKDVKPVLTAGGTKSLAVIVENDGQYEEIEFAKLKDYHEMSKEEIAELIKEAGVVGMGGACFPTNVKLIPPPDKNIDSIVINGAECEPYLTCDHRLMLEETEKIVEGLKIILHMHPQAKGYIGIEDNKPDAIQAMEKAVKDIPNISVKALKTKYPQGAEKQLIYAITNREVPSGKLPADAGCIVQNITTLHEIYQAVVLGRPSMTRVVTITGEAVNDPKNLRIRNGMSFRELVEACGGFKEDPIKVISGGPMMGMAISSLDVPVMKGSSGILCLTSKQAVLPQESSCIRCGRCVQACPMFLIPSALDSLSRRKDYETFEEEHGLDCIECGSCTFVCPAKRHLIQSIRTSKRTVLANKRKK; encoded by the coding sequence ATGGAAACTTTAACTTTTAAAAGAGGCGTACATCCACCTCATGGCAAATACCTTACTGAAAAGAAGCCAATAGAGGATTTACAGCCAAAGGATCTTTTAGTATTTCCTATGTCCCAACATATAGGAGCCCCTGCTGAATGTATTGTAAAAAAAGGCGACAGGGTATTAGTTGGACAAAAAATAGGTCAGGCTAGTGGGTTTATTTCTGCAAATATCCACAGTAGTGTTTCAGGTACTGTTAAAGATGTTAAACCAGTTTTAACTGCTGGTGGAACAAAATCATTAGCGGTAATAGTTGAAAATGATGGACAATATGAAGAAATTGAATTTGCTAAGCTAAAAGATTATCATGAAATGTCAAAAGAAGAAATTGCAGAACTTATCAAAGAGGCCGGAGTAGTTGGTATGGGGGGGGCTTGTTTCCCAACTAATGTAAAACTTATTCCACCACCAGATAAGAACATCGATTCTATTGTTATTAATGGTGCAGAATGTGAACCTTATTTGACATGTGACCACAGATTAATGTTAGAAGAAACTGAAAAAATCGTTGAAGGTCTTAAAATTATACTTCACATGCATCCACAAGCAAAAGGATATATAGGAATAGAGGATAATAAACCAGATGCTATACAAGCAATGGAAAAGGCAGTTAAAGATATTCCTAATATATCAGTTAAAGCTCTTAAGACTAAATATCCACAAGGAGCTGAAAAACAATTAATTTATGCTATAACTAACAGAGAAGTTCCATCAGGAAAACTTCCAGCAGATGCCGGATGTATAGTTCAAAATATTACAACTCTTCATGAAATCTATCAAGCAGTAGTACTTGGAAGACCATCTATGACAAGAGTTGTTACAATTACTGGTGAAGCCGTTAATGATCCAAAAAACTTAAGAATTAGAAATGGTATGTCATTTAGAGAACTAGTAGAGGCTTGTGGAGGATTTAAAGAAGATCCTATTAAAGTAATCTCAGGCGGTCCAATGATGGGTATGGCTATATCTTCTTTAGATGTACCAGTTATGAAAGGATCATCAGGAATTCTTTGCTTAACTTCAAAGCAAGCTGTATTACCACAAGAATCAAGCTGTATTAGATGTGGAAGATGTGTTCAAGCATGTCCAATGTTCTTAATACCTTCAGCACTTGATTCATTAAGCAGAAGAAAAGACTACGAAACTTTTGAAGAAGAACATGGATTGGATTGTATAGAATGTGGTTCTTGTACATTTGTATGTCCAGCAAAACGTCACCTAATTCAATCAATCCGTACTTCAAAAAGAACAGTATTAGCAAATAAGAGAAAAAAATAG
- a CDS encoding electron transport complex protein RnfA, translated as MGIFTLIISALLVNNMVLSKFLGICAFLGVSKKVETAKGMGAAVTFVMALASVISYVVFKFILVPLKIEYMYTIAFILVIAALVQFVEMVLKKTMPELYKALGIFLPLITTNCAILGAVIINMNEHYNLFYSLLYGVVSGLGWMLAIVILAGIRERMEASDKMPEAVKGLPASLITSGLMAIAFLGFSGLV; from the coding sequence ATGGGTATATTTACATTAATAATTTCGGCTTTATTGGTAAATAACATGGTATTGTCTAAGTTCCTTGGTATCTGTGCTTTCCTTGGAGTTTCTAAAAAAGTAGAAACTGCAAAAGGTATGGGTGCGGCAGTTACTTTTGTTATGGCACTAGCTTCAGTAATATCATATGTAGTATTTAAATTTATACTTGTTCCATTAAAGATAGAATATATGTATACTATAGCATTTATATTAGTTATAGCTGCATTAGTTCAATTCGTTGAAATGGTACTTAAAAAGACTATGCCAGAACTTTATAAAGCACTTGGTATATTCTTACCATTAATAACTACAAACTGTGCAATATTAGGTGCAGTTATTATAAACATGAATGAACACTACAACTTATTTTATTCATTATTATATGGAGTTGTTTCAGGACTTGGTTGGATGCTTGCTATAGTTATACTTGCAGGTATTAGAGAAAGAATGGAAGCAAGCGACAAAATGCCAGAAGCAGTAAAAGGATTGCCAGCATCATTAATTACATCAGGATTAATGGCAATTGCATTCCTTGGCTTCTCAGGCCTAGTATAA
- the rnfB gene encoding RnfABCDGE type electron transport complex subunit B, translated as MKDILYPILSLGGLGLLFGLVLGYAAKKFAVEIDPKVPLIRECLPGANCGGCGFAGCDAYSEAVASGSAAPNCCPIGGAPVAAKIGEVMGIKVDSSEPKVAYVKCQGTCGVAKEKYQYYGLKDCQEAVNVPGAGSKACDFGCLGLGSCVKACAFDALSIEDGVAKVNKDNCVACGACVKACPKDIIELVPQKQLVFVSCNSKDRGLDVKNACSVGCIGCGLCAKACPKEAITMVNNLSVIDYDKCVNCGLCAQKCPTKAILNFRKKPEPKA; from the coding sequence ATGAAAGATATATTATATCCTATACTTAGCTTAGGAGGACTTGGACTTTTATTCGGTTTAGTTTTAGGGTATGCTGCTAAGAAATTTGCAGTAGAGATTGATCCTAAAGTGCCTTTAATAAGGGAATGTCTTCCAGGAGCAAACTGTGGTGGTTGTGGATTTGCCGGATGTGATGCTTATTCAGAAGCAGTAGCAAGTGGCTCAGCTGCTCCAAATTGTTGTCCAATTGGAGGTGCACCTGTTGCAGCTAAGATTGGTGAAGTTATGGGAATAAAAGTAGATTCATCTGAACCAAAAGTAGCTTATGTAAAATGTCAAGGTACTTGTGGTGTAGCTAAAGAAAAGTATCAATATTATGGATTAAAAGATTGTCAAGAAGCTGTAAATGTTCCAGGAGCTGGATCTAAAGCTTGTGACTTTGGATGTTTAGGATTGGGAAGCTGTGTAAAGGCATGTGCCTTTGATGCTTTGTCTATAGAAGATGGAGTAGCAAAAGTAAACAAGGATAATTGTGTAGCTTGTGGAGCATGTGTAAAAGCTTGTCCTAAAGACATAATAGAATTAGTACCACAAAAACAATTAGTTTTTGTTTCATGTAACTCAAAAGACAGAGGCTTAGATGTTAAAAATGCTTGTTCTGTTGGATGTATCGGATGTGGACTTTGTGCAAAAGCATGTCCAAAAGAAGCTATTACAATGGTAAACAACTTATCAGTAATTGATTATGATAAGTGTGTAAACTGTGGACTTTGTGCTCAAAAGTGTCCAACTAAAGCTATATTAAATTTTCGTAAAAAACCAGAACCAAAAGCCTAA
- a CDS encoding ABC transporter ATP-binding protein encodes MAGLILKNIEKVYPNGFHAVHNFTLTIEDKEFIVFVGPSGCGKSTTLRMIAGLEEVSSGELYIGENLVNDVAPKDRDIAMVFQNYALYPHMTVYDNMAFGLKLRKMSKDEIKKKVTEAAKILGIEDLLDRKPKQLSGGQKQRVALGRSIVRNPKVFLMDEPLSNLDAKLRVQMRAEISKLHQQLKTTFIYVTHDQTEAMTMGTRIVVMKDGIIQQVADPQSIYKHPNNVFVASFIGSPQMNFIECTIKDDKDNLYAEFNGNIVRFSDKHSKLLKDLEYVNKEVILGIRPENIFVHYEISENKENVIETMVQVKEMLGSETYLHLEMHNQSLIARVDPNTEAEIGKSINIGFKIDKIHIFNKGSEEAMF; translated from the coding sequence ATGGCTGGACTGATTTTAAAAAATATTGAAAAAGTATACCCAAACGGCTTCCATGCTGTTCATAATTTTACCCTCACTATTGAAGATAAAGAATTTATAGTATTTGTTGGTCCTTCTGGATGTGGAAAATCCACTACTTTAAGAATGATAGCTGGACTTGAAGAAGTATCTTCTGGTGAATTATATATAGGAGAAAACCTTGTAAACGATGTAGCTCCAAAAGACAGAGATATCGCTATGGTATTTCAAAACTATGCTTTATATCCTCACATGACTGTATATGATAATATGGCTTTTGGACTAAAACTTCGCAAAATGTCAAAAGATGAGATTAAAAAAAAGGTTACTGAAGCCGCGAAAATACTGGGGATAGAGGATTTGCTTGATAGAAAACCAAAACAACTTTCCGGAGGTCAAAAACAGCGAGTTGCTCTTGGACGTTCTATTGTAAGAAATCCTAAGGTATTTTTAATGGACGAACCTTTATCAAACTTGGATGCCAAACTAAGGGTTCAAATGAGAGCTGAAATAAGCAAACTACATCAGCAGCTAAAAACAACCTTTATTTACGTCACTCATGATCAAACAGAAGCTATGACAATGGGTACAAGGATTGTAGTAATGAAAGATGGCATTATTCAACAAGTAGCCGATCCTCAAAGTATATATAAACATCCTAATAACGTATTCGTTGCTTCCTTTATAGGCTCCCCACAAATGAATTTTATAGAATGTACTATAAAAGATGATAAAGATAATTTGTATGCTGAATTCAATGGAAATATAGTAAGATTTTCGGACAAACATTCAAAACTCCTAAAAGATTTAGAATATGTTAATAAAGAAGTTATCTTAGGTATAAGACCTGAAAATATATTTGTTCATTATGAAATTTCTGAAAACAAAGAAAATGTTATTGAGACAATGGTACAAGTAAAAGAAATGCTTGGCTCTGAAACATATTTACATTTAGAAATGCATAATCAAAGTTTAATAGCTAGAGTTGACCCTAATACTGAAGCTGAAATAGGCAAAAGTATAAATATTGGTTTTAAAATAGATAAAATACACATATTCAATAAAGGAAGTGAAGAAGCTATGTTTTAA
- a CDS encoding RnfABCDGE type electron transport complex subunit D, with product MAETMFTVSSSPHIRDNSSVQSIMRDVIIALLPATIAGVYFFKLRALLVILAAVISCVLSEMVWCKLSKQQDTSKDLSAVVTGLLLAFNVPPSIPIWMVVVGSIFTIIVVKALFGGIGQNIVNPALAGRAFLLASYPVAMTTWTNPVDGSTGATPLAILKAVEAGGQELPSLTQAFIGQVGGCIGETSALALLIGFVYLLYRRVITWHIPVFYLGTIAVLGTILGRGNLGATAGIYEIMVGGVMLGGIFMATDYTTSPMTKKGQIIFAVAAGFLAMIIRKYGGYPEGCSYSILIMNLFVPLIDKYVKPRVFGTGEVK from the coding sequence ATGGCTGAGACAATGTTTACAGTGTCTTCATCTCCTCATATTCGTGATAATAGTTCAGTACAATCTATTATGAGAGATGTTATTATTGCATTACTTCCAGCTACGATAGCAGGAGTATACTTCTTTAAATTAAGAGCATTATTAGTAATATTAGCAGCAGTTATATCATGTGTACTTTCAGAAATGGTATGGTGCAAACTTTCAAAGCAACAAGATACTTCAAAAGATTTAAGTGCAGTTGTAACAGGACTTTTACTTGCATTTAACGTACCACCATCAATTCCAATATGGATGGTTGTTGTTGGTTCAATATTTACTATTATAGTTGTTAAAGCTTTATTCGGTGGAATTGGACAAAATATAGTTAACCCAGCACTTGCAGGACGTGCATTTTTACTAGCATCTTATCCAGTTGCAATGACAACTTGGACAAACCCTGTAGATGGATCAACAGGTGCAACTCCACTTGCAATATTAAAAGCAGTGGAAGCTGGTGGACAAGAACTACCTAGTTTAACTCAAGCTTTCATAGGTCAAGTTGGAGGATGTATAGGAGAAACTTCAGCTCTTGCATTGCTTATAGGATTTGTTTATCTTTTATATAGAAGAGTAATAACATGGCATATTCCAGTATTTTATCTTGGAACAATAGCAGTACTTGGAACAATTTTGGGAAGAGGAAATTTAGGAGCTACTGCTGGTATTTATGAAATTATGGTTGGTGGTGTAATGCTTGGTGGTATATTCATGGCAACTGATTATACAACTTCACCAATGACTAAAAAAGGACAAATTATCTTTGCTGTTGCAGCAGGATTTTTAGCTATGATTATTCGTAAATATGGTGGATATCCAGAAGGATGTTCTTATTCAATTCTTATAATGAACTTATTCGTACCTCTTATAGATAAATATGTTAAACCAAGAGTATTTGGAACTGGGGAGGTGAAATAA
- the rsxE gene encoding electron transport complex subunit RsxE, translating to MGVAIERIKNGMFTENVTFVQALAMCPTLAVTSSVKNGLGMGLASTVVLIGANFVISLLRKFIPDKVRIPAFIVVIAGFVTLLQFLLAGFVPVLNKSLGIFIPLIVVNCVILGRAEAYASKNGPIASIFDGLGQGLGFTLSLGVIGIIRELLGTGKIFDTVQVIPASVEPALIFVLAPGAFITLGVMMAIINQMNINKKKKSK from the coding sequence ATGGGTGTTGCAATAGAGAGAATTAAAAATGGTATGTTTACAGAAAACGTAACATTTGTACAGGCTTTAGCAATGTGTCCTACGCTAGCTGTAACATCTAGTGTTAAGAATGGTCTAGGAATGGGACTTGCATCTACTGTAGTTCTTATAGGTGCAAACTTTGTTATATCCTTATTAAGAAAATTTATACCAGACAAAGTACGTATACCTGCATTCATAGTTGTTATTGCTGGATTCGTTACATTACTTCAATTCTTATTAGCAGGTTTTGTACCAGTACTAAATAAATCACTTGGTATATTTATACCACTTATAGTTGTTAACTGCGTTATCTTAGGACGTGCTGAAGCATATGCTTCTAAAAATGGCCCTATAGCTTCTATTTTTGATGGTCTTGGACAAGGTCTTGGATTTACTTTATCTTTGGGTGTTATTGGAATAATTAGAGAATTATTAGGAACTGGTAAAATATTTGATACAGTTCAAGTAATACCAGCTTCAGTAGAACCAGCTTTAATATTTGTTCTTGCACCAGGAGCTTTCATTACATTAGGAGTAATGATGGCTATTATAAACCAAATGAATATTAATAAAAAGAAAAAATCAAAATAG